The candidate division Zixibacteria bacterium HGW-Zixibacteria-1 genome contains the following window.
TGCTCGATGGTCGAAGAGACAGTTTCTTTGAGTACTCCTGAAATATAGCCGTACCGTTGATCGGCAATCAGTATCTCTGGGTGATCACCCATGATGCTTTCGAGACGGTTCTTACTCTGCTCAACCTCTTTGTGGAGACCGGCGGCATTACGCAGATTCTGGTTACCGGCAAGGTTCAGAACCTCGCTATCGCCCTCAAGGAGTTTGATTGCCAGCCACCTTCGATGGTGACCTGAAAAAGTTCCGTTCTCGCTTACTACGATCTCCTGCAGCTTCTGGAGTTCTCGATCGATTTCTTTCCCGTAGCTGATTGATGTAGTGCGGTTGCCATTAGATTCCAAAGCCGTCTTAACGGATGTACTTAGAAGTTCTTCTATGCCCTTATTACGATGGCCAACGGTGGATACTATCGGTACGCCAAACAACTGGGAGATTTGGTCAAGGTCGAACCGAACCCCTCTGGACGCAGATACATCGCTCATGTTGAAGGCAAGTACCAATGGAACGCCCATTTCCATGAGCTGTACAGCCAGATACAGATTTCTCTCAAGATTCGAAGAGTCAATGATATCAATTACAACATCAGGTTTTTCTTCAACGAGGAAATTACGAGCCACTTCCTCTTCAAGCGAGTGCGGCGTGAGGCTATAAACGCCAGGCAGGTCGACAACTTCAAGTTCGTGATTCTGGAATCGTCGCGTTCCTGATTTCTTCTCCACTGTCACACCGGGATAATTCCCCACGTGCTGATGCGCACCGGTAATGGCATTAAACACCGTTGTCTTACCGGAATTTGGATTGCCGGATAAAGCCACTTTGATCTTCTTGCGTGTCATAACTTGAGCTTCCTATTTATACAAACTTATTTTCGTATTCATATAATTGTTTGGCAAGCCAAACAATTATGTCAAAAAAAACTACTCCACCAAAACTTTCAGAGCCATACCTCGACCAAGCACCAAACGGCTCCCTTTGACAGCAACGACCATGGGGCCTCTGCGGCCATTGCTGATCACCTCAAGTATGACGCCGGGAACCAGTCCCATTGAGGATAATCTTTCGCACAGACCGTTTCCGGCATTGATCTTCACGACTCGAAATTGATGTCCCATAATTGCCATAGCCAGTGGAACGGTTACTTTTGCGTGTTGTTCAGTGGACATGTATGACTTGTACCTTGCTGTTAATTCGCTCATAGTTTTTCAACCGTTATCTTTTTGGCTTCATCTTTGCGCAGGGAAAGATGATATCCCTTTACTTTTACTTCAATAGGGTCGCCAAGAGGCGCTACTCGTTCAACCTCTATAAGTGATCCCGGAGTAACTCCCATTTCAGCGATACGTCGACGGGCATCACCTTGACTATCAATCTTCACAATTCGACCTTTTAGGCCGGGTTCCAGTTCATTCAACTGTATAGTCATACGCTGTTTTCCTTCACAATCTTTTTTTTTGTCTTTAATATTATCCAAAATTCCTATAACGCATTTCTCACAGCTTTCCATAGTGTCGTCGTGATCGCAATGATACCCAAACCCTTTTATCCATTTGCTCC
Protein-coding sequences here:
- a CDS encoding ferrous iron transport protein A translates to MAIMGHQFRVVKINAGNGLCERLSSMGLVPGVILEVISNGRRGPMVVAVKGSRLVLGRGMALKVLVE